In a single window of the Solea solea chromosome 14, fSolSol10.1, whole genome shotgun sequence genome:
- the slc25a43 gene encoding solute carrier family 25 member 43 → MGSVKKDNRLTGSQSFMCIGFAGFFSKTVTSPLEVVKIKSQVGTFHSKRGLCQSFLLVYNNEGLRGFWKGNLASCLRLFPYNALHLTTYRKIVHLNMDELGFISQWRKVDYVSSQVRKERSQGSLISYLLHHFTIMTLHFYSSSQAQSARLPHCGGVDVHFNGMIDCFVQVVKNKGVLSLWNGLTANIIKIIPCFGLLYTCFEMCKQVCLYRNGYIVSPLSSQLAPGVDQSLGPHELQEVKRYLKNRNFGSGESSIGNRW, encoded by the exons ATGGGCTCGGTGAAAAAGGACAACAGACTGACGGGCTCTCAGAGCTTCATGTGCATCGGTTTCGCCGGTTTTTTCAGCAAGACGGTCACGTCGCCACTGGAGGTGGTGAAAATCAAAAGCCAAGTGGGAACTTTCCACAGTAAACGAGGCCTTTGTCAAAGTTTCCTCCTCGTCTACAACAATGAAGGACTTCGAGGCTTTTGGAAAGGAAACCTCGCCTCCTGTCTGCGGCTGTTTCCTTACAACGCACTTCACCTCACAACGTACAGAAA GATAGTCCACCTGAACATGGATGAACTGGGCTTCATCTCTCAGTGGAGA AAAGTTGACTACGTCTCATCACAGGTCCGTAAAGAAAGGTCACAAGGGTCacttatttcatatttattgcACCATTTCACCATCATGACCCTTCACTTTTATTCCTCCTCCCAGGCTCAGAGTGCCCGCCTCCCACATTGCGGTGGCGTTGACGTCCATTTCAACGGGATGATCGATTGTTTCGTTCAAGTTGTCAAGAACAAGGGTGTACTGTCGTTGTGGAACGGTCTGACAGCCAACATCATAAAG ATTATCCCCTGTTTCGGCCTCCTTTACACCTGCTTTGAGATGTGTAAGCAGGTTTGCCTCTACCGTAACGGGTACATCGTCTCGCCTCTGAGCTCCCAGCTCGCACCGGGGGTGGACCAGAGCCTCGGGCCGCACGAGCTGCAGGAGGTGAAGCGTTACTTGAAAAACCGGAACTTTGGCTCAGGGGAGTCGTCCATTGGAAACCGCTGGTGA